The Hemicordylus capensis ecotype Gifberg chromosome 5, rHemCap1.1.pri, whole genome shotgun sequence nucleotide sequence tggctggtTACCTCGTccggctcctgtgacttcagcagacctCACCCGCCCCCACCATACACTGAACCTAtatggggcagggcggtggacactcactctggactccttgtctgaggccatgttctgcactccctcacggccaaaattggacggagatttgctgggagcagcaggagaggccagaatgTCTttctgccaacggtcgagtccagagagactgaaggcagcagcggaacctccagccccatcaggatccgttgcaaccggtaaacactcccggctgggGACTacccccccagcaactgccatgtttgaatgtacacaaggatggtggaactcccaggcccagtggtgggcacgaggcaccaatcggctgggttgccaactctttacctggtcctgctcctgtgacttcagcagacacctgacatgcagatcttaagctggtgaagcagtttcccatctctttaggctaggaatggcttcacctgctcaatctgctcaagcttttgctcaaagcagaggagccaggtcaaaccaagagggggcaattcccatcctccacataagtgccacttggcagatcttgccatttctatcttccctccatcccccccacctcaacacttcatttcttttacccaagaaaggccagtgttgttttcttcactccctaatatggccatcctgcccctctgaagggggaaactgcagagagctcagagaggcctggagctccatcccttcctctgtgcaggtggcacCACTATGTGTTTCCatgctggaagaggtcctggaggagggagagggctgaCGGTGCACTGACCCATCCATGGGGGgcttgtgctccatgaagaccttgtgaagaAGCCCTGGGctagtcccttcctgcccaccttggtcagcccaaaggggccaggacagtctcgcttcctaaatgtctccaccttgatccaaatccaacccctgggggtctcacccgctcccaccaaacattgaacctatttggggcagggcggtggacactcactctggactccttgcccgattccatgttctgcgctccctcacgACCCAAATTGGACGGAAatatgccgtgagcagcaggagaggccagaaagtcctcctgccaacggtcgagtccagagagtttgaaggcagcagcggaacctccagccccatcaggatccgtcggaacctcagcgccatggcgaccggtaaacactcccggacgGGGACCAcccctccagcaactgccatatttggatctaaacaaggatggcggaactcccaggcccagtggtgggcatgaGGCACCAGCAggaagggttgccaaccctctacctgctcctgctcttatgcttttagaggaaacctggcatatagaaattaaactgatgaagatttccccatcccttcatttccattgcagcaaaagcttcatctgcttaattttggactgtcaagctctttttcaaggcacaggaggcaggctagcaaaaaggttggcaaccctgcaggatccagactgaagtccatccctgatcacacatggaaggggacaacaggactgtgcctttcctccaaggggcaggaggaatattctgaacatttggcccctcaggtcttcaaagggagacttctccacaccGGTGTTACAGGGCATGAGGGAGGTGCCCACTAAATGTGGGTAATAGAGCTGCTGAGGAGCAAAAGGCTtggcagaggaggtgtgtgtgtgtgtgtcaattgggGTCCAGGCAAGGAACCTCCTTCCTTCAGGTCAGAGCAGGGCTTCATTCCCAGTCATTGTGGCCACTAAGCCAAGCGCAGCAGATGGCCGGCAAGTCTCACGTCCTGCTAGGATCTCCTCAAGTACACTGGCTTGGCGCCATGTTCACCTTCCGGCCCCTGGGAGGAGAGAAGCGAAAACTGGGTCAGGCACTTTTCAGGgcaatcagacacacacacacacacacacacacacacacacacacacacacacacggtgctgCCATGTTCTCATCCAGGGGATCCATCTTTTGCTGCTCGCCACTCTACCAGGAGCCTCTAGAACTCACTGGTGCAGCACAGGAGAGCCCCATCCGCctccacagcaatggtgccttggagaaccccctgcctttgtgaatggggaagggaccagtggacctgcctgccccctgaccaaccccagagccaggaatgaggcctctgagcatgctcagttgtaTCATTTTGTGCCAGAACGATGGGATTTCTTGTAGGAGTTGAATGACACGGGATCATGGGATCTGGGATCATTACTCTGccgaatggggcagccaggttggtctctgggtcatcttggagagagcACATCACTCCTGTatggaaggagctacactggcggCCGATATGTTTCCCCCaaaacttcctcctttcccctgtaacaggcCGAGCTCCTTCACTGCGACCACCGAGTCGCTTCTGCCTCTCCAGTGCTGGAGCAATTCCAGCTCAGTGatttcctgctctctgctcttgactgaccggggtgggggtgggggtcagttcTCTCCTGCGGTCTGCTCCCCTCTTCACTGTtttagctatgtttctcaggaagacggttcccagaagaaGCAGTTTAACCAAGgttgctcgtctgcagcgcagggatccctggcactgctggcccgcctaaccccactttgaagcccagcctttagacaaagtttagggtgcgagcgtgccctttaccccgggactgggatcagatgggtgcttgggctgcttgttgcctgagtgcacacagagacgggtgcctagagcgcccgtctcagaggagaggagagctggtcttgtggtagcaagcgtgacttgtcctcttagctaagcagggtctgccatggtttcatttgaatgggagattagacatgtgagcactgtaagagattccccatcaggggatggagcaactctgggaagagcatctaggttccaggttccctccctggcagcatctccaagataggactgagagagattcctgcctgcaaccttggagaagccgctgccagtctgtgtagacaataccgagcgagatggacttatggtctgactcagtatatggcagcttcctatgttcctatcccccaatgcaccacgctcgacacactacgcattgtgggatatccaaaggctgggatgtgtcatcccagcctccaaagatccacactgctgggagcagtgaggatcatgtgagcgcatggcggtatacctgaagaaaaggtCAGGAATCATCTGGGGGcaagatgagttggactctgcctaccccccctgcccgccctccgcatcccaggattatcatgtgaatagcctcagggtcttactcctagtcagctctaattccagctttagcgccaactttaaactcttcctccagctttcactaactttctgctgcaggtgagcctccttttattctcttccccccctccaattttcctaAACCAAccaatttaaaatttactgcatgttatgctttaaaagaaaattattacaaaatgatgtatagatggtatctgacacccaaaaaattggcattaatgtataaaaatgtatcaaatacatgttggaagtgtggacagtctgaaggcactttatTTCATATGTGGTgtacctgtgggaaggctaaagcatattgggatatgatatataatgaattaaagaaaatattaaaatgacatttcctaagaggccagaatccttcctgctgggaataacacaaggagtaatttctacaaataatttaacatttttcatgtatgcttctacagcggccagaataatataagGACAGAagtggaagagtaatgaactgccttcaaaagaagattggctgataaaaattttggaatatgcggagatggcaaaacttacaacgctaataagagaccaaaatttggaatgcttcaaagaagattggaaaccattcttgttgtatctaaagaactattttcctactatggactttacagcagggtttgaaattcagtaaaaaactgcaggttgggtagattagctgtgtttgtaagggtttaaatttatgttttgaactattattatagcaagggtaaactttatagctgatgattcatgaAGAGATGTGTTCGGGAActccacttttgtctattcgtaatcaatgacaatattaatattgttaaaaataataaaaattgaatttggggaaaaacaaaaaaccaaccgaTCGAAATAAATACGAgttccccccattaaaaaaaaaaaaataaccaatccaatccaatccaaccctctcctccctccaaaaaccaaacagcaggactcattccccaaccagaccaaactgtcgaatgggagctgtgaactcttgatccctgccagcttcttcttacagagcacaggaaggaagcaaaaaatgggagtctgtgggcacaaacgctccaagggagacgagaagaaaagatgAACTCAGAAACGACGGTATGGTTAttaacaaaaggggcaactttattaatatacttaattaggttacaagtcgtcacttaacttcctaactaaaggaaacaaaacaggacagaatggagtaggcaaaaaaactttccatcatggccaatctgttggaaagccaaaaattcctactcggcccccaacggaacgaccagcaaagcccattctgtccctgggagggagggggagggagggagggaagaagcccAGGGTTACACAGAAcaagggaatggcagggcaaacaaaatttggaggagtcccagccagcccccacccccacccccgctccttgcaggcatattaacttggtctcctcttctggggcggatcgactcctccagccgcccagcagcagcacaagcctgcaagaagcacaaagcagcatcagtggggttgccctgctcctcctccctttccgctccggcagcccagcaagcggggatcgggcaGGGGGCTGCGGTTGACGGGGGGGGGCAAGCTGCACCGgtttggggaggaaggaggagggagcggaggggggagtgaggcgtggctgcgggagtggaggggggaggagcacactctcagcaggggagggggcggatgcctggatggtgcttcccctcgcaggggaagccaggccgctggggaaggggagaaaggtggaaggaggagggggcgctctcAGGCCAGCTGGTGAGAATGGAGGGAGGCAGTGACCtttccctcctgctggggccacacatcctccccggacccaaggaaAGCCCAAGAATGgctccaaagggccacttgggggcaggctggtcctgtagcctcctcccacagcctgtcagtagaggcaaggggaggggctactgcaccccagaggcggggcttccttgggccaggggagtggagcctgcttccccctcacttctcagacagaactgcacttccctgctgtcttcttgtggacagatcttgtgtccacgcggttggaggaggtcttctgggaggccacTTTGCTGCCTGGTCTTTCCTGAGCCTCCCTTCAGCTTCCggtcttcaaggggagagcacggggctgttgttcctggaaagagagaaggacattggttcagagattgggggtcttctcacactctcccccgtgacaccaccaagcaccagagactcctggcagaatattcgtgtcctcatttcccagagggaagagagatctttcctctttccctttggctactggtacaaccagccacaagggccgaagatggcattccaacacgagggagggctgcccagattcctgcccgcccttcctgcagccccagccgcctccctaaccatcggggccccttcaagtgaagaactgccttggtctactcaccagtcggtcaggtggagagatcaccgtactctggcgggtgtctcttcttcttacagcccgcccacaagcgccgaacggcagcccgcagcccatgccgggagtggagggaaaaggccttcttcacgatcttctctgtcttgcaggcaactctcccgaccttggggtcatggtcgccaagcaagctctccagcgctggagggatgaaggagaagttTCAGGAATGGCACGAAGAGATCAACCcacccttcccccagccccaccatttccacaccaagagggagcaagtcctgactctttctcccctgcactctgggaaaccctactgctgagcatccctgaggatgcaagcgggaccttccatttgaggggacaggtggcccattccagctctgtggtccctaaacctaggcctctcccctcacagaaactgccccttcccacccagaaacccacacttaccagcatggaaggtctctatgttcccttcagtgaggatgctgccctttttgtgcaccaggtgacctaaaaacaagggtggaaggaaatggaaccacagttcaggaccctgctCATGGACAGCCCACTTCCAATCATTCAGGAGAgaaagtcctcccctctctgctccctctgggactgacagattgagccattcctccagggactcttatgtcaccttggaAGGAAATTAAGTCTAGACTCCtagctaacgctcactgggccagtcctcctggggagggaacagctcctgcccctccacacccttctggcagtgcccTCCAAGAgagtgaacctttgcccaccaagacgacccactaagggagacccagaagtcttgtttcgcttaccgatcagcagggcagccgttctcctcactgaaggctgctcgctgcggaagaagcccaggatattggtggcctccatctccacggcgtcttctgtgccgagctgccgaatctgggatcaagagcaaagagaaatcccgagtgagcaaagcatcacccaaaggtccttgagccatttgagccgagggacgaacaaggaggggctgcccttaccagacgcttggcgatcttgtgcagcagctcctgcaggctgtaagaatcCTGCGCCAGCAgcctgccctccaggtgccataggagggcttccgccaggaggctcagattgtcctttgcagcctgccaaaagaaagaccggaatgggagtaaaaaaggctgccaagggattccaagaaacctcttagggggcttcaaggtgTAGGTcctggatgggccaaaccacagcgggacagctTGTGCATTCACCACCCCGGGAGGCTAAttctggggcctgccactgggtggctggacttgggggAGCCTAAAAACCtttgtaggggtggcaggaagaagtgggccctcacctgtgctacctccaggtcctcatcctccacatgcatcagcaccgcgatgtgggtcgtgatgttctcctctgtacccttgtggtggcggcggtggtgctgcaggagatccaggtgggtcctcatggctgcccttcggatcttaggcTCCTCCTACAAAGAACAGGGGTCGTTGGTAGGGaagaattcctcacctccataattgatgaagagcttgcatgggtctctagggggtgtctggtttcccttctccaacccagtcggaacctgcaggttggccggccctcatagagccgggacggagggctggcgtgcaagtactcacgtggtggaagagagggcggcacagggcagccaggacagcattcaccgtggcctggtgttctgatggacagtgcctcagccgctccatgaaggccaggacccccaaagtggcttccagactggaggtcctgagccctcccaggatcccggcactaaaatcctggggtttcttcgcctagggagggaaaaggtggatccttgagaacacatgctagtccacccGCTGCTAAACGgaccacagagctgtccgtgtttgatgctgcttggccaccatccactgccttggggaggagataacttaagccatcccagaggcacaaagaggggggagaaggcggcattggagcacatggggaatcaggctcctactgagagatgcattcctgtgccttcccttaaggatttctccttcatcctgtggcaagggttccacagactgaatccacccaactggagaaatctccccatcacacctggggatgcctaggagcagaggaagggctccccaaagagaagaGTCTCCCtgcctagggatgctccatgcccagggatgtcactcaccgccttcagggtgccataaatttggagaagtcccctttcgctcaggtagcggatgttctggctggggtggactagccacgctaccaggagcgtccaggtcttctctaaggcagcaaagtcttggtctttcaggaacagctaaaagagggaaaggagcagaagacccatcagcccctggggccagaccctcctctcagggaagcccgcCCTGAGGAACACGCTGcgcacctccacaaagaaggccacctctgcgagggaatgctcttctggatctttgtccaggctgaagagggaagccaggtatgccttcagcctggccactgtggaggaccgtgtctggaggagagccctgcaaaacaccaaaagaccctgctgagtcctgggcggaaggtccggaaagagcagacctgacacaaaccaccccagcccccaggcctcctgagatatctcctattcactcctacttacctcaccaagagggccacaccctggaggcagctgtgTGGAgaacacagggattcccagcaggtcttctccggggtcacctgtgccaccctctccagcagggtccggacaatctgcgcggtctccctgcagagaagagaaggttgctgtcaccaaagtgtgtgtctccttgcggggtggcgtagtgtcaagggtggagggaTTGAGTTGGAcaatgggagggagaccacaggggtgaagtgactttccccacagctgtttttttaacactgcagaggcattttaaggctctctgcagagccaagagggctgcaaattctggggtctcccctgtgtagctgagggaggggaccaccgtgccagagtcaccccaacaggccagaaatgctcctcacccatcagagtgggacatgggagaaatgaccctagcctgtcctcccagagtgctggaaggaggacttgctggccctgctttccccaccgccatgacttactcaggaggcaggtcttggctgtctcggttcccaactccctcggtggtgttctgcaggccggtgaggatcttgttcaccaggcccaccaggagttcggggaacctctcctccacctcactggcatactccacacaccggacgacgtccccaatcttctttgttgctctcccctgaggagaagaggagggtcaggcctctgcacacagtccgagggacggttatgggtcaggagaatccccagtgccaggccagtgccatgggtgtctgcacccacatctgggcctggagggtgctgcctctggctcagggtgcatgaggtcaactggaagggaaagacatccacaaggggaaagggcaagtctcCACCGCCCGTGTGAACGGTGACTGCCATCTGAtccgccatcctgtgtagtgcaggaaaggaggggcagaggggtggagtcaagtcacccttggtttgcaccccttacctctcccagatggaccaaggagaaccaatctggggccagctgtcctcttctttcctcttcatcgatgttcctgagagaggagaggagagagaaaagctgctccaagaactgtcctgttggagatggcagccagctgaagaagaacacgggcaaccaaagagatgctaagcaatgatctcgcctcccttgggaggtggctggcaggggaacttcatcaggccagagatcttccaagtccagcctttcgttccccactgagaagccgtgggaagtgttcaaagggggtgTTGAGACAGGAGCCCGCCCCTGCTcattctccccaacacccgctcatgccaacagcatgggggtctcggagctccctctgctaatagccagcaatagactggctggtgtctgtcttgcacctgctgccaatcggcttccttgggtgaactccccctccagagtcctcAGAGAGCAAGtgggaggaaacatccctctatggggctcagacatgggggagctgcccctgtcccctgcagccttctgcttgctgtgctaaaagccccccataggaacatagggaatataggaaactgccatctactgagtcagaccattggtctatctagctcagtattgtcttcacagactggcagcggcttctccaaggttgcaggaaggaatctctctcagccctatcttggagatgctgccagggagggaacttgaaaccttctgctcttcccagagcggcttcatcccctaaggggaatctcttccagtgctcacacatcaggtctcccattcatatgcaaccagggcagaccctgcttagctatggggacaagccatgcttgctaccacaagaccagctctcctccccaagctccctactggctcctaaggcccttcagctgagaggagggtacctacctggccgaactgggtgtcggtggagagtcccacacctcg carries:
- the LOC128327674 gene encoding uncharacterized protein LOC128327674 isoform X2 is translated as MALGKESRDMGEGCPLLRGVGSLDGATPVAPLSDFQPKDINEECSVAQTSKWSLKSFSDGSRIHMVNTGNEILEEAHAISSPRSVFTVEEDGWFLQTVDTEWSCESLDTKEAKIPEVNTRDQELDVESFVSSPSVQRPSTVLRRLQNTAADQEPSLGESSSFPGAETPPASMEDEGLEGDCATSSPRVLKPKKWLIKKMMKNTYTVEDSSSAECSSTDEHDTMHEISSIEDEVWDSPPTPSSARNIDEEERRGQLAPDWFSLVHLGEGRATKKIGDVVRCVEYASEVEERFPELLVGLVNKILTGLQNTTEGVGNRDSQDLPPEETAQIVRTLLERVAQVTPEKTCWESLCSPHSCLQGVALLVRALLQTRSSTVARLKAYLASLFSLDKDPEEHSLAEVAFFVELFLKDQDFAALEKTWTLLVAWLVHPSQNIRYLSERGLLQIYGTLKAAKKPQDFSAGILGGLRTSSLEATLGVLAFMERLRHCPSEHQATVNAVLAALCRPLFHHEEPKIRRAAMRTHLDLLQHHRRHHKGTEENITTHIAVLMHVEDEDLEVAQAAKDNLSLLAEALLWHLEGRLLAQDSYSLQELLHKIAKRLIRQLGTEDAVEMEATNILGFFRSEQPSVRRTAALLIGHLVHKKGSILTEGNIETFHAALESLLGDHDPKVGRVACKTEKIVKKAFSLHSRHGLRAAVRRLWAGCKKKRHPPEYGDLST
- the LOC128327674 gene encoding uncharacterized protein LOC128327674 isoform X1 gives rise to the protein MASGKESRDMGEGCPLLRGVGSLDGATPVAPLSDFQPKDINEECSVAQTSKWSLKSFSDGSRIHMVNTGNEILEEAHAISSPRSVFTVEEDGWFLQTVDTEWSCESLDTKEAKIPEVNTRDQELDVESFVSSPSVQRPSTVLRRLQNTAADQEPSLGESSSFPGAETPPASMEDEGLEGDCATSSPRVLKPKKWLIKKMMKNTYTVEDSSSAECSSTDEHDTMHEISSIEDEVWDSPPTPSSARNIDEEERRGQLAPDWFSLVHLGEGRATKKIGDVVRCVEYASEVEERFPELLVGLVNKILTGLQNTTEGVGNRDSQDLPPEETAQIVRTLLERVAQVTPEKTCWESLCSPHSCLQGVALLVRALLQTRSSTVARLKAYLASLFSLDKDPEEHSLAEVAFFVELFLKDQDFAALEKTWTLLVAWLVHPSQNIRYLSERGLLQIYGTLKAAKKPQDFSAGILGGLRTSSLEATLGVLAFMERLRHCPSEHQATVNAVLAALCRPLFHHEEPKIRRAAMRTHLDLLQHHRRHHKGTEENITTHIAVLMHVEDEDLEVAQAAKDNLSLLAEALLWHLEGRLLAQDSYSLQELLHKIAKRLIRQLGTEDAVEMEATNILGFFRSEQPSVRRTAALLIGHLVHKKGSILTEGNIETFHAALESLLGDHDPKVGRVACKTEKIVKKAFSLHSRHGLRAAVRRLWAGCKKKRHPPEYGDLST